Within Vigna unguiculata cultivar IT97K-499-35 chromosome 2, ASM411807v1, whole genome shotgun sequence, the genomic segment TGCTTAGACGCATTAATTGGAGTGATTTttcaaaagagaaagaagaaaatgaagattcAGAAGATGATGAAAAGCCTGCCAACAAGTGTGTTCTGGTGTGGCAAGGAAGTGTTGCAAAACCCAACTTCAATAGGTTCAGTGTTCATGATTGCATCACTGAAGCAGCTGCCAGAAAAGTTTTTGTGGATGCCGGTGTTCCTCATTATTGGGACCAAGCCATCAACTACGTAGAAGATGAAGCTGTTTGATTTTTGTCTTCTAGTGCTTTTGTTCTTTGTTATTGGCCTTCCTTGACTAAAACGTTTTGATAGATTCTATAGTTTTGATACATTCTTTAGTGGTGTATGCGAAATACAGTATTTGGTTAAAATTCGAGCCTTTTGTCTAAATTAtctaaattacttttataattataataataattttattatttttgttattataaaacaaaaataatcacACATGCTAATACATACATATTTTTCACTAACCTGTACTATATAGGACTATTTTTTTCGTGTTCACATTTCCAAAaactaaactttaatatatatattctttagaaaaatgaaataaactaacattttatctttaaattactATCTTTACTATGTTTAGATCctacattattttaaaagaaagtttGTCACTTTGCCATTAATAAGGACGGTGCTAATGAGATTCAATTCAATCCATAAtgactaataaaatatttgtaaacttCAGcagtactaataataataaaccaacCAACAGAAAGCACGTGACAGGTGCGTGCAACTCCTTTATCCACGGTTCCTCCACCGTCATCTAAACCTCAACACAATCTAcgattaaaaaacaaaaagaagtgCGTGCAGTGGACACGTGTCACTAAGCCGCATTAAAAAGCGAGCCCACGTGGCTTGTGTTTTGGGCAAAGAACCTTGGCAAAAATTTAGGCCATTAACACCATCGGATTAGATGCAATGTTTTCCATTTGGACGGCGGAAGATTAAGCATCACACGTTTAAGGCAGAACCCAATACTTGTCCCCTCtctcttcatcatcatcacatTTTATAATCCTCCTTCTCTCGTTTTCTCACTCCATTGTTTCACCCTATCTTTCTTCTTGTTCTTCACTCACAATCTCACAGGTCAAAAACATGGGCAAGTTGTGGACCTTGATCACACAGCTTCATTCTATTGCTGGGTATTTTTTTTGCTATATTTCTTTACTCGTCATTCTTCCATCTATATTTCAACCactattcataattttttgtgttttttttgttttcagacCGGTTGTGACGTTGTTATACCCTTTGTAAGTATCAATACCAATTCAGCACCTTCTGTAATTACTTTCCTTTGTTTACAAACATTATTATTCTTCTGGTAATTGTTACTGTGTATGATATAGGTATGCATCAGTGGTAGCAATAGAGAGCCAGTCCAAGTTGGATGACGAACAATGGCTAGCTTACTGGATCATTTATTCCTTCCTCAGCCTTGCGGAAATGGTTTTTCAACCTGTTCTAGACTGGTGAGTTTATGCTTAATTAAGTGtctcttaatatatttttaaaaactatttttaaaaactatcgTGTAAATTAGTAAAGAGTGTTTTAATGTTTGTCTGTAAAATGGAGAATGGCAGGATACCAATTTGGTACGATGTGAAGTTATTGACGGTCGCATGGCTGGTGTTGCCACAGTTCGAAGGAGCTTCGTATTTGTACGAAAGGTTCGTGAGAGAGCATATAAGGAAATACATAACGGAGAGGGAACATCTCCAATATCACCCTCAACAGAGTAAAAAGAAGAAGTTCGTAGAATTCGTCACGCCCAAGAAAGTGAGTTGTTACTCTTTTCGTTTCATCACATTAAATCATTGAAAACTCAATCAAACACTTAATGTTGTGATTTTTGGGTCACCGGAACAGGGGGATCAGGAGGCGTATTAAGTTGACATGACAAAACGACGGTGCTGAGAAGTGTGTTGGGTTTTTTCAGCTGATTTGAATCAACTTTCCTTTCAATTTGGCTATATTtgctttttatttatgttttaattatgtgtatatatatgtacGTGGATATCATCATTATCATTGTATCTCATATTGTACTTGTGTGTAAAGTGATCTCTTTCGTGAGTCTTGTTGCACATGCATGGATGGTATTCTTAGTCTAATACGAAAGTAAAAcctttcagttttttttttcttacgaGACTGTTTCTGAGCTATGGTAGAAGTGAAGAATTTTGCTTTTTTCTGTTTGAGaataaagtaaaactaaaaagaaTATGTCACAATGGTAATCTAGATTTCAAATTGTTGATACTTTAAAAGGTTATACATATTAAtagaaaactttaaaacaaatgaAAGGTGCAGTGGTGGAGGAAGTAAACTTTATAAACATTTCATATGCAAATACGAATAAGATAATTATATgcatttcaataatattttctaaaaaaaactaCTTCCAAAATTTGTATAACAAATTGATggctaaaaaatattatattaatttttcaaaggTCGTCACCATAACAAAAGCAGAGATGATGTTATaggtttttttaactaatttgatATAAATTAGATAGAGACtatttttctgataaaaaaaaaaaaactattaaaacacTACAATAGTGAAAGGTTAAACTTGAAAGTCTTTTGAAagactaatataatatttaccTGTAACGTTAAAAAAGTAACTAGAAAGTTTgctacaaaaattatataatgaaaagaaagaCAGAGCTCGCAATaacccaaaaagaaaataaatagaacTACCTTATTTGGCATGACCAACAAAGAGTCTCTCTCACGAACAGAACCAGATTCAACTCTGCCCATAACAACCGTTCCCTTGAATCTTAATTGTTtcctaaacaaaacaaaaaaagaaaatacataggTGTTCGCTCCATGTACTAGGTTCAAAATCGTCCTTTTAGAACTTAATACCTGGGATCTCAAACCTTCTCAACATTTCAAGCAAACAAAAAATCAGGAATTTTCAAATTGTCCCAAGGTCCAGCAGTTATTATGCAAGACATAACTCTATAGAAGTGAATATGACAATCAGTTTCCTCTcccatcaaatttttaattatataaagcATGTTCTCCATGTAAAAGCTACACAACCCACCCATTATAAATCTCACATTCACATCCACACCGGCATCCAACAATTAAAAAGcagataaattaaaacaaaaggaaacagAATTTTCAACATTTTCTCAAACAAAAGAATAAAGGCAGCTTACCTTTCTTTACATTGTATCCAGATTGCTATAGAAATGGAACCATCTTTGACTCAATTTCATCATACCTAGTGGTATACCAGCAGActctaataataattacatataaacATAGAAAGGATGCGTGTGAATGCAGCAAAAGAGTGAATAAAACCTTTTTGACCACTGCACTGTAGGTTCGtccattttattaacaaaaCCAAGCAGCTTAGCCACACCCAGCTTTTTTGCATGCAAGCTGGACATGCTCACGAGTTGCCTCCAAGTCAATATAAGTGACCATCTTTTCGTTTCCTCTTAGGCCATTGCCAATCTTCCTCAACATccattttttctaagattttaTCCCCACTGTATTGCTTACAAGAACTGTATTGCAAAATCCTTTTCAGAAGGAATCACAGACAACGTTTTCTCTTCTTTGACAGAAATATCAGAATCAATTTTTGTTTCCATCACATTGCTGCTTGCACTTCTTCCCATGGCTTCCGGAGATTTTGACTCTTTTGCATGGTCCCTGTTCAGGCACACTAGCTTCCTGCATAAAGCAAGAACGCCTTTCAACACTGAGAAGATTGGCATCAATAATAACAACTACTCTTCACAAAATGGTTTTTTAAATAGTGATCTCAAGGTATTGCAATTCACAGCATAGCTTACAAGCAAAAGGATTGATTATAGACCAACAACAGGGGAATTATGCATTAAGCGAGAGCTTCTTTCAACTAACTGAGAAGATTGGGATCAATAACAACTAATACTCACAAAATGGTTGTCTAAACATCTTAGGGTAATTACAATTTACAATTCAGGATGTGGGACATATAACGGGATTTCCTCCTGACATACAcacaaagaaatatttttatcacaGCTGCCATGCTTTTGCCATTCAACACAACATCCACTATATCTTTTGGACTTATTCTGACTTGCTTCCATACGCCAATAACCGCATTTCTTAAAAATACATAGTATGTTGAAGGACAACAACCAGATCATATGTGATCATCACACATGCATTCAAGTAggattttatcaattttaaaacaaaccTTTCGGTCTATCAGATATGTATTTAAGGATAAAAGCACATTACCAGGGACGAATCAGTTGAGATCTTCTCTTGACACAAGAGAGTCGTGCTAGTTGGACCCATCTAGTTTCTCTGTATTTACTTGTTAAGTTATctattcatattattattataagtcaTCTGTTGTATTTATATTACTATCAGATatgtattattatctttattgttcagttactatttttatttattattacacaCAACAAGAAGAACAGAGCATGAAGAACGATATACGTGGTTCGTCACGTGTTTGTGACTACGTCCACGGGGAAAAGTAGTGTTTTTTCCACTGATTGTATGTTACAATAATGTACATATGGAAACCCCAAACACTCACTCTCTTCATTATTGTCTCTCCCCTAAAGTAATTGCCTGACACTGTTTATTCACTCTCTTAGATACAACAAACTATTCCAGATGCCAGCAATTACGTAACAAAATTTAGGAGGTATGTACATAAGTGCAATTAATTCCGTCAAGTGCTTATCGTATGCGATTCACATTTGAAAATGGCTCAGCTCTGACTTTGGGTGCGGCCTTAGATGCTGCTTCTGGTGCTCCAAACACATTCCAGAATCTCAATGTTTCATCAGCAGCTGCGGATGCTACTGTACAGCCATCTGGACTCTGATATTAGTAGACACAACAGTAATTAGCAATAGCCTAAAAAACAACAATGTAATCAAATTTATGCtcaacaaaaccaaaaataaatcaatttaccTGGGCCATGAAAAGAACTCGGGAAGTATGACCATTGAGCTCAGCCATCTTGACCATTGAGGGGTATTTCCAAAGGGTTAGCTGATTCTGGGTGAAACCATGAGAGCTGAGTAACTCCCTCTCGTTCTTGTTCCACAGCAGGGAGCATACCTGAGACCCAGTGTCAACTGAGTTCAAGCATGCACCTGTGTGGGTATTCCAAAACTTGATGCACCGATCACCACTGCCTCCACCTGTAGCTAAGAGATTCCCTTGGAAGGGACACCAAGCAAGGGCTTTTACAGCAGATGTATGATCATCAAGCCTGTGAAGCCACTGTGTTGTGGAATTAGACGATGCAGTGGCTCTATCCCAGATGTAAAGTAAATTATCATTCCCCCCACTGGCTAATTGTGAACCTGAACCAGACCACTTCAACCCACAAACCTCTTGCTCATGCCCAGCATAGGTTTCAACAATATGTGATCTGATTCTTACATCATTGTTAATAATTCTACCATCCATGCCACCAGTTGTGAGTACGTGGTTATTCCATGCCAAAGATC encodes:
- the LOC114173510 gene encoding cell division cycle 20.1, cofactor of APC complex-like — its product is MDAGSLSSSGTLKTRSRYPLQEQFIQRKSSKENLDRFIPNRSAMDFDYAHYMLTEGNKGKENPVGSSPSREAYRKQLAESLNMNRTRILAFKNKPPAPVDLIPHELSNLVQDNNRSIKPRRFIPQTSERTLDAPDLVDDYYLNLLDWGSGNVLAIALGSTVYLWDATTGSTSELVTVEDEDGPVTSVSWAPDGRHIAVGLNNSEVQLWDTTSNRQLRTLRGGHRQRVGSLAWNNHVLTTGGMDGRIINNDVRIRSHIVETYAGHEQEVCGLKWSGSGSQLASGGNDNLLYIWDRATASSNSTTQWLHRLDDHTSAVKALAWCPFQGNLLATGGGSGDRCIKFWNTHTGACLNSVDTGSQVCSLLWNKNERELLSSHGFTQNQLTLWKYPSMVKMAELNGHTSRVLFMAQSPDGCTVASAAADETLRFWNVFGAPEAASKAAPKVRAEPFSNVNRIR
- the LOC114174073 gene encoding HVA22-like protein e — encoded protein: MGKLWTLITQLHSIAGPVVTLLYPLYASVVAIESQSKLDDEQWLAYWIIYSFLSLAEMVFQPVLDWIPIWYDVKLLTVAWLVLPQFEGASYLYERFVREHIRKYITEREHLQYHPQQSKKKKFVEFVTPKKGDQEAY